In Betta splendens chromosome 1, fBetSpl5.4, whole genome shotgun sequence, the genomic stretch TCGCACTTGGCGTAGATGTCTGCCAGCTGCTGGTAGACGGGCATGGGTTCACAGAACTGCAGCGCGCGCTCAAACACCTTCTTCAGGCTCTCCTCTGTGCCGTACATGTTCTCCAGGTTCAGCAGGGCCACCCACACGTTCAGCTTCTCCTGGTCCTCCCtgggtttacacacacacacacgcacacgcgcacacacacacacacgtcacgtTTTACACACAGCACGGCTGGAAAGCGGAGAAGACTTAGAATCCGACGCTCACCTGAATGAAATGGTTTTCAGCGCCCTCTCGGCCACCGAGCGCGCCTGCTCGATCTGTGTGGCCTGCAGGTGGTGGGCCATGTACTGAAGCCAAAGCAGAGAGCTGTTGGGTGAGGCCAGGAGCAGCCGCTCAAAGTCCGCCACTTCCTGGGGGCGCAGGTTCGGGTCCATGAGCTCAGTCTCCCGCTGCTGCAGGACCTTCTCCGCAGCctttttctcctgctgcagctcgtgACGGGTCTTCTTCTGGGGCTTGGAGAGGAGAGGGTAGTTGTGAGACAGACAAGCTTAGGtagagaaaaggaaacaaaaaagcaTTAAATGAGCTTTTCTTACCTTACTGCTGCCCTCTTGGTCCTCTCCATCGCTGGAGTCGTCCTCCTGAGCAGTAAACGCGGGCTTCAGGGAGCTCAGTCCTATGTCCCAGGAGAAGCCTGCTGATATCTGAAGCCTGGAGGGGCCTGTTGAGCTGGTCTgctgacagaaagacagacagacagacagaagagagagaaacaactTAGCTCCTGCGTATCCTTACTGTGCAGACTCTACGATGCTATGCTGCTTACCTTTGCAGCCTTAGGTTTGGGTTTCTGTACATCTTCTTTAAAGTACACCTCCACACCGCTGTCACTGTCATTAGTTTTTGCttggtttattttcttcttttttgggACCCGTGACTCTTCTTGTTTCTGGCCAACAATAAAGATTACTATCAAACACACGGTTTCCGTTCCGTCTCAATGGTGCTAAACAACAATTAAGTTCATCTGCAatttcaaagtgaaaaaaagcatatttttatttattaaacttTTAATGAGATTAACCTTGTCGCTCTCAGCCAGCGCACGTTTCTTTTTCTTGGAAacgtgtttctcctcctcctcctcctcctcctcggaatcatgtttctcctcctcctccttttcctcctcctcctcctcctccatcatcttgCGAAGCGGTAGACCGAGCGATTCTGGAATGACGTCTGGCTTCATGGTGTCCTCAGGGAGCAGAGAAATGTTGACGACCTCGTTGTCAATACtgaggacagaaacacagagctgtGAGCTACAAATAACAGCCACAATATTGATTCTATAATtggaaatggaaataaatggaaAGACACACCACCAGAGTAAGGCTGTTCATTGGAAATCTCAAACATGAATGTGTTGCTTGCCTGAGAATCTTGGTGGTGAAGACAGTCTTGGACTCGAGCTGCTTAAAGAGGACCTTCAGGCTGTCAACCTGGTAATGGGTGGTCTTCTTGAAAGAGGCTCTTCCAGTTATGCCCCGACCCAACCTACAAAGCACAAGTGGCAACAGGTCGTTACTGTTAGCTGTCACGAAACCATTACAGCCTAATAATCAGTAGTAGAGGGGTGTGCAATGATGCCAGCTCAAATAACACGTTCCTGATGGCTAGTAGCTTGATGTTGACAACACAATGATAATAAATCAGTTACCTGATTAAGACTGCCTGCGCTCCCACAGACTTCAGATAGCCTCTGATCAGCTGGCCTGGCTTCAGCGCATCCAGAGATGAAACCTCTGGGTCCTTCACTGACTTGGCCTGCTGAGGGTTCAGTCTGAAGTGGAAGACACAATGTGAAAACAGATATTTTTGAGCTGTGAAATTAACACACATATCCTCACAAGTGAGGCTTCGTCTTACCTTGATGGACGCAGAGACAACTGCCACTTGTCGTTTTCATACCTCAGAAGTAAACACCTGAGGGAAAACATATTAGAGCTGCTTGTTGATATTATGCGCCCACAATTTCTAAGAAATGTGTTGTGAGCTACACATATAAAGCACATCTATAACAAAACAAAGGCTGCTTTGGCACAAGCTCTCTTCAATGTTTGTTGGAATTACCTtcaaaaaaacacatgactttTATTCTGCTTTAGTGACTAATAAACACATCAAACTGATTGTGACAGACAAGCGCCAGAATTCTCCTCCAAAGGCTAGTGATGCACTGACTGACCTGATCACCTGATCTGTGCTGTATCCATCCAAGATACTACTCTTATAGGCATCGTCCACGTCCGTAATATGAACAGTCCCCACGTTGTCAAAGGGAAGTTTGACCAAGAGGCCAAGCCGTGGGTAAATATTAGTCACTATGCCCAAAGTCACCATGCCTTGCTCCAGTTTATAGACACCTGTAAAAAGAGATGCCAAATCAACGGCTTTGTgcttatgataataataataatatatgtctAAGAAGTGATCACACGTGGAACAGCGAGCAATAATAAAGAAACGCACGCACACGGTGGTAGAACGCAGCTTGAGCTGCACGTACCTGTGAGAGACAGAGCTAAGCGGCGGGGTTTGTTGCGCACGTTCACCACTTTAGCACAGACAGCTTCGCCCAGCTTGTACAACTTCTCTGGGTGCTTGGCATTCtgaaatgagaaaacatttCATCCATTTAAGATTTACAGAGTTTATTCCATGTCTTTTACTGTGAGCGTTAGCAGCATCTCGACACTGACAGGATCTGGACTCTTTCCTAAACTTACTTTAGGATCCGTGATGGTGGCCAGGAGCTCCACGGTCCCAGTAACAGAGTGGTGACTGGTGACTTCCAAAGACTTCTCAGCAACATCGTACTGGGAACAGACACCAAAACACACTCAATAAATAAATTGCAATTCTTTTAGTCTGGTTTGaatttcatttcagtttgttGTCATCAGAAGCAGAGCCAGCGACAACAAAGCACGATAATACTCAGCACCCACCTTTGAAACAAAGCATGTAAGTTCTTGTCCGACCTCATAACTTTGTACCActtcttttcctgttttgacCTTGAATTCCACACTTCTGTCTAGTTTGCTGCAGTGAAGACACAATCAGAAATCAAATCGCAACATTCTAACCACAACGCTGCACACGTCACCGTCCAGGAGGCTTGAAAGCACGAAATGCAGAAACTCACTGATTGTCTTAACGCCGACTTATGTGCAGGTTATAATGCAGTATATTATGAAATGACAAACCAGATTTATCTGGTTACCTGGGTACAAGTGTGAGCTCAGGAGTGGTGTATTTAAATCTGGGATGAGAAAACGGCAGAAATCTGCAAAAGACAGATTACACATTTTTAAGTCCAATGCAATTGACGTAATAAAAAAAGCGTCATCACAGCCACCGTTTACAAGAATTTCACTAAAGTTTGCAAAATGGATCTAGAACAACGTGAAAGCAGTCATTACTTGCTACTGGAGTCTTCTCGTGCTCCAATCACTCTGGCGGTGACCGTGTCGCCCACTTTCACCAACGACGTGGGGAAAGATCCCAGACACACGTCTTTGGGATCCATCACCTCGGACACGTGCACGCTGCCTTTGCTTCCGTCTTCCAGTGTGAGGTAAATGCAGGTGGGCTTCACTGTCCGCACCTTTGCCTTCACGACTTTACCAAAGTAGCAGCTCTTCCGGGGCACATTCTTCTCTAGAGGGGTGCGTAGTGGCCTCGATGTGCTCTGCTCCTGCAACACTAGGGGGAGCCCTTTTAGCTCCTCACAGCTTGCTTCTACAACCTCCACTGGAAAACACATCCCCAGTTTCAGCTTCTCCGACTCGGTCAAGAACACTTCATTCAGGTGCCACCTAGTCTGGACAACAGTGAGCTGCGCCGTGTTTTCCAGGGAGATGACAGCGAAGTCTGCGTCGACGTACTGCACCGTCGCCGTGTATTTTAATCCTTCAGCcaactgtgaaaacacaaaatggAGTCACGGTGTAAGTTATTACAACACCAGTGTTTCAATTCCAATAAGCTACTAACAAGAACACAAAGAGTTACACTCACAGATTTCTTCTTAATCACAAGCTGGGGAAGGACAGAAACATGGACACACGTAGAGAGGATGTCGACGTGAAGGACGACAGCCGTAACTTTCTGTCCTGAGGTCAAGTTGGCACCTGAGAAACATGCAGAAATGCATTATGTTTCTGctaaacaaaaaatgcaaaggGTTAAAGATGAAGCAAGATCCTTTCATATACCTGTGACGTGATGCTTGCCGGCCACTATGGTAGCGCCAGTCATATCGTCAGACTTAAACACTGCACCGTCGTCATTCGCAGTGTCCACAGTGAGCTTTAGCTTCTGACCAACACACAGAGcggacagctgctgctgcaggtcactgtTTCCTGAGATTTGAGTCAGAGGTAGGAAACAGTCAGACGTGCTTCATAAGATGATGCCTCGAGGAAAAAAGGAATTCAAAGACCATTTGCATTGAAGCGGGATCTAGCTGCATCTAAACGGACATCAGGGACAACGCACTGTTACCTCTCTGAGCCAACGCGTCGGCCAcagctctcctctcctgcagccCACTGATGAGTCTGGACTGGATGTCTCCTTCGGGGGCCGTGACCTCAGAGATCTTCAGTGTGACCAGGAAACGCCGCTTCTCCTCATCCAGGTTGGTCACTTTTGCTAGAACAGTCTGACCGACCTGGAAGACCGTTGTCGTGTCGCTGATAAACCTGTCGGCCATGGCCTGAGAAGCACGACGGGAGGTTTTAGTGGGTGAGTATGAATAGGCGCATTTGAGGCTGTAACACTAGGCCACTACTCACCGACTTAGGAGCAAGGCCGACAAGGCCGTATGGGAACTCAACAAAAACACCATAGGACATGATGCTCTTGATCCAGCCAATGAGCTGGATCCCAACCTTGATTTCGGAGAATTCCTTGGCAACGTCGCCATCCACCAGTGTCCATGTCACGGTCGGTTTCTTTGTGAGAGTCTTTGAAAAGAGGAGCAGCTAAGGAAAACTGTCAGACAACCGTCCTGGTTTGTACATCACAAAACGTGAGATTATACATCAAACTTTTAAACGAAAGGATACAATATTGTTTTTACAGTTAAAGAAGGCGAGGTCTGAGACGACGTCTCCCTTCTGCAGGCTCTCCCATAACAAAGAGCAATTGGACATGTGGTCAGagaggtgcattgtgggtagaaTGGCTCGTATCACATCAGGAAGTACGGCCACCTCCAGGCCGTTGGGCGACTTCTTTAGCACCCTGGCCTGTAGCCTCTACATCAAGAACATGTACACACAGATCAAGGTTAATAAAATGTTCAGGTTTAGATTCAATGTATgagtatatatttaaaaaaaggggtTAAACTTCGTCACCTCGCCCTCCAAGTGGGGTGAAGCAACTTCCACTGTTTCTCCCTCCACTGCAGACTTTAATGACAGCAACAACTTTGAATTGGCTGGATCACAGTGAAGAACTTTAGCCTTTACAAcctggataaaaaaaaaacaaattaaatattactCATGACTCATTTCCAAACCAAAGCTTTTCCTTAACATCTGAGAAACGCAAACCACAGCGCCAACAACCTGTAATGAGaaggtaaaaaacaaaaacaattattttatcTTCTCACCTGCCCAACATAGAACACCTCGTCAGGCTGTACGATAGGCTCAGAGCTGAGTTCATTGAGAGGCACCAGGCCCTTTACATTGTTATAGAAACGAACGATGCAGCCAAAGTCTTTAATGCAGACGATGAAGCCGTGGGAGACGCGGCCTGGACGAGTGTCGGCGTAGCTCAGGAACAACGGCAGAGTGCTCTCAATAATGGCCTTCTTTCTGGTCAGGAAGAGCTTCCTCTTCTCCACATCTACCGACAAAACCTGTGGAGGCATTTTGACACGGGTTGAATCAGTAAATATTGCAGGCTGTGGGAATTGCGATCCTTCAATCAGCTAcaagacaaaaagcagcagactgCACTGACCCGGCATTTGATCTTCATGCCCTCTGTGTATTTTTTCTCAGGGTTCTGAAGCACAATGTCAGACAGGTGGATGCGAGGCACCAGTCCTTTAATGTGGTCCGTCAGATGCACCACCATCGCATTTTTCATTAGGACAGACACAGTCCCCTAGAAgtgcaaacagacacattttgtCAAGTTAGACAGATCGCTGCCAGTTTTCCGGCATCAGTGGGGTTGAAAAACGTTTTCATTAGTCACTATGTTCACCCCAAGCCTTAATTCTCACCTCTACAACCTGACCAGCCTGAAGGTCGTGATATCTAAACAAAGGTTTCTCGATCACGCTCCTGGGAACAATGCAAGACCAGGTTATCAGTATCAGAAAACTATGAGTCCATTATGGAGTAAGACACAAGGAAGCACTCTCGCATACCTGCGCAGACTGACAAAATGAATTTGATCCATGGGGCTGAAGTTCAGGATCCTGCAGGTGTGCTCGGCGCTGCTTGCTTTCTCGCTCCCCTCCTTCATGTGTCTTTTCTGTCAAAATGTATCAAGCCCAGGATTAAATTAAGAGCATATTTACAAtatgcatttttcttttttaagattAAAATATCCAAACCACTACTTTCACTTACATGTACAAAGGCTAAAGTTTTGTCAGGAAGTTCCAATATGGCCCCAGACATTTGGTGCCTGGTAATTATCTTGCAGTCCTTCACCACCTCACCAATGCGGTCGCCACCAGCTGGGGCTGGATCAACTGTGGCCTCAGGCTGAATGAGGTACTTGCGCAGACTCAGACCCACCAGGCGCGTGGACTGTTCCACGTACAGCACACAGGCACGTATCTGGACAGAAGAACATCAGGATCCAACGTTACCTGGACCTGGTCAACGTCAGCAATCAGCAAGTTACACACAGAACCTAGGCGTTTTACCTGGCCACCCTCGCGGTACTCCATTTCTGGTTCCATGTGAAGGAAGTCCACCTGCCCACTGAAAGAGGACAGAAAGTCCAGGATGAGGCCGTCTTTGGTCACCTACAGAACAGAAATGTCATTTTTACCACAAAATAGACTTTTATCAATGAATTTTCACTCTCGCATCTAGATCGTTTTTATGGTATAACAACTTAAAAAGGCAGAAAGATATTGTTAAACTAAACTGGTCTGTACCTTCTTGATCGTAGCTTTCACCAGGAGACCAGGCTGGAGGTTAGCAAGGTTCCAGCCCTGTTTGGATTCAGCACAGGCCTGGACGATGGTGAGGGGGCTGATAGACAGCCGAACCACCCGTCCATCATTTTTTATCTCTTCCACTTGAACGGTCACATACTGACCCACTTCCAATTCTGCAGAAATGAGAACAGAATACAAAAGAATAAATGTCATGAACTGACTAAATCAGATTTGATTTTAGCTAAAATTTATTGAAATACACTATTATACCTTTAGAGCTTTTCTGTTGGTCTCTTGCTGCTTTCTCCGGCAGAAAGGCTTTGGACCCACCGATGCCGATATCGACCAAGTAGCCATGGTCCTCTACACTCTCCACACATCCACTTAAAACCTTAATGTAAGAATTGTAACATGGTTGAATGTGATTTTGCAAATTATATTTGTTTCAGTCACTGCGCTCACTAAACACTCACCATTCCTGGTTTCAGAGAGCCTGAGGTCAGCGCCTTGTTGAGTAGCTTTGGATTGACTGACAGCTGGATGCTCGAAGAGCCTCCCCTAGATATGTCCAACCTAGCAACCACACACTTTATTACCATGCCAGGGTAGAATAAGTGAGGCATAGAGCAGATCTCCTGTGATACAGAGgaaacattataaatataaaaaagggaAATACAAATTAATCTAAAAGAACCTGTTACTGCCTATGATGACAAGGTGCCTCAGAACTTTCAACAGTGAATTCGCGCCACCCCAGGGGGCATACCGTTGTGTCAGAATCTAGCTGTTCAGTCAGCAGCTTTGTGTACGAGTCACTGATGTTCTGGATGCTGAGGAAGCCTTGCAGGCCACAAGGCAGACCGACCGTCACCTCAAAATCGGTCACCTCCTTCACACAACCCAGCAACAGCATACCCTGTTTCACATTCTAgggaaatcaaacaaaaaatatCAAGTTACAGAGGTGTCACACACTAAAAACAAGGTTTATGAGAAAatgtgtagacacacacacacacacacatacacacacacacacacacaccttgagaTGTAGAATCTCCACATGCTTAGATGCCACATTCAGTGTCAGACCAGCATCCACTTCATTGCTGGTCTTCTGCTTCTTTGCTTTACTCCCATCATCTTTAACAGCCCCTTTTCTTTTTGGAGTTTCTGCTGGCGCCTGCTTtacaaatgcaaaacattacattttataaAAGATGAGGTATATAAAGGAAGactgaaaacaacacagcaacgtCTATTTAAGTGACACATTAATGTAACTTAGTGCAACACTTACTACAGTAAGTGTTACAGTTACTTAGTGTAACTGTGCAACACGATCATAACCTAATGTTTAATTGGTTTAATAAACTCCTTATCTTTGTGTTAGATGCTAAAAATTAAAGTTTAACTGTACCTGGAAAAGGTTGTCCACTCCTGTATGTTGAACCACTATTTTATTCTCATTGGCCTTCTTTGCTGTCCCTCCTCGAGGGAAGTCCTCCTCCAACGTTTCCATGTTTCCAAGATGTCTCAGATGTCTGAAAAATCAAAGTTACTGTCAATAAAAAGGTCATTCCATTTTTTGCCTaccaaaataaatgtacaaCTAGTACAAAGGTTTGTTGTAATTGCACggtaactgaaaacaaaaacggCATTCAGGCCTAATAATGATGTAGATGTAGTCCTTTTTAATCTAAAGCCTCTAGGTGCAACTGTTTATTCCAATTTTATCGacatcaaatataaaaaaagagatTATATGAAATGAACATGGAAGGGCTTAGATGTTTAGCACACAATGCTCAATAGCGCCTCAACAAATACAGATAATTAAGATAGGTAAGTAAAACGATATAAACCGAACTGGAGGCATTTCTGGTACCTATTAAGTTAACAGTCGTAAATTAACAAAACGCATTTACTTACATTTAATCCCTGGCTCGTGGATATCCAAACTCACATGTAGCTCAGCAACACGCCATGATCCCACCCGGAAGCAAAACTCCTAAAGGCGTTTCACTTTTGGACCAATCACATTTAAGAACAACCGAGCGGCACCACTCTTAGCCAATAATGTTTGTATGTTGCAGCCTCTCTTTGACTGACATTACATTGAACCATTAAGAACACACATTTGAACTACTAAGAATAGGCGGAACTTCCTACCAACCTTGGTGTTGCGGCCTTAATTGAAGGGCACTGGACTCATTCGGTTTGTGCAGAGGTCGCGTGTTAAGGTAAGGCACAGCCAATTTATTGACATTAATTTATCCAGGTGACTCCACTAACGTTGGGATAGAAGCAACTTTATCTTAAAAACGTACATGACATTGTACTCTACTATAAAATGAAACAGCTAATCGGCTAACCTAGCATGCTAACATGAACTTACCATAGTGTGCTAGCGTTATCTGACAAGCTGTGCACTGAAAGTCAATCCACCGTAAACGCTTCAGCCGCAACATTACTGAACTGAAGCCAGCTCACCACACAAACCAGTACGTCTAACTTCCATGAGCCAAATTTTATCATGAAACATTGCTTCTAACTGCAATAGGTCGTTCAAGGAAAACAGCGTCcattatactgtaatatatgaCGACTCTATTAGTGTATCCCAACGTGCTCATGTTTTCATACGTTACTTATTATGGAATATATTTGCACGCGTACATGTTCTGTGACAAAATAATATGCAGTAATTAAAAAATTAGGTTGGAACGAGCTTTTTTATTACACCCCTGAAATTTAGCATTTTCGGATTACTAAAATGCTGCTGAATGGCCACTTacgccatgttttttttttttttttttttttttttaaaaggtgcCATGAAGATGTTTCACCTTCCATCCAAAATGCTTTATAGCTCAGTGCTGAAGCCTTTTGgatgaaaaacatttaacattcatgGGATGTTTTGCAAGGCGGTACAAAAGACTGAGCAAGACTTTTAAATGTTATACTTATAGGTTTACCTCCAGACTTTAAAGCctgtaaaatattattaatcaCAGATTCTTCTTTACTGCTTGTGTTAGGACCACTAATCATACATCATGGCAGGACATGATGGTGGCAGCCAGCACCAGTTCACTGGGATTGCAAAGTACTTTAATTCATACACATTGACAGGACGGCGAAATGTGAGTTGTGTGCAGCTTGATGAACTGCCATTTAAGTTGTCCAGTGAAATTGCTGATGGTTCTGTTTTCTTTGGTCTAGTGTGTCTTGGCTACGTATGCCAGCCTAGTAGCCATTGCGCTTTTCTTCAAACTGAAGCCCAAGAAAAAGCCTGCAGTCACAGAAAAGTGATCATGTAAGTACCTTCatgttgtatttactgtacttaaGTATTGCTGTGTTTAACATAAGACCTTTTATCTCTTTGTAGGTTTCCATTTTGACCATTGTTTCTATCCTTTGGAAGTGGAGAGGGCAGAGGGACGTGCTTTTAATTGAGTGTTTGTGTTCCCTGTATTAACAATAAAGAACATTTGTGCCCAAAACATAGAAACCactggttttatttacagtttacaggTATTAAAAACTATCATACAAATGTTGTGCAAAATTGTACAGATGGCCTTGAACTTCAAGAGAGTCATCAGGAAAAAGATTAGCTGTGACAAATGAGCATGGATCTCTTCAACCAAGAGCAAGACCAGTACCAAGCTGGTTTTATTCTAGTACACACAAACCTCAGTAGTTGCTTGTGGAGGCCAGGTCTCAAAGCTTACAATAATTTAAGCTTCCACTAATTGTTAAATCATGTCACAATGTCTTATGGATTGTAGGCCCCAGCAGCTAACAGTAGGTTCCTCCGGGTGAAGTGGAGGTGTATGACAGGTGTCGATTTAGTCAAGTACGTCCCGAGCAGAAGCTCCTGGGAATTATCTTGTAGATGAATgtgtcctgttgctgctgtgaagtCGTCCGTCTCTAAATCATCAAATGCTTTCAATGCATCCCATAATCGAACTGTGTTGTCCATAGAgcctatttaaaaaaaaaaaaaaagcacaaatttaACAAAAGCTTTAGACCATCAGACTCTt encodes the following:
- the atp5md gene encoding ATP synthase membrane subunit DAPIT, mitochondrial, with product MAGHDGGSQHQFTGIAKYFNSYTLTGRRNCVLATYASLVAIALFFKLKPKKKPAVTEK